The Echinicola rosea genome has a segment encoding these proteins:
- a CDS encoding dipeptidase yields MASKDYIQQNQDKFIEELLELLRIPSVSADPKFKEDVLKAAEYVKNSLAQAGADKVEICPTPGYPVVYGEKIIDPALPTVLVYGHYDVQPADPYELWESAPFEPVIKKTDLHPEGAIFARGSADDKGQFFMHVKAFEAMMAEGDLTCNVKFMIEGEEEVGSDNLANFIKENKEKLQSDVVLISDTSMLSLETPSVTVGLRGLAYMQVEVTGPNRDLHSGTYGGAVANPINILCKIIAQLQDEDKRITVPGFYDKVEELSAEYRKKLNEAPFDLHDYKRKLAIKEVEGEAGFTTLERTGIRPTLDVNGIWGGYIGEGAKTVLPSKAYAKISMRLVPHQDHHEISELFQQHFESLAPDSVKVKVTPHHGGKPAVVPTSSVGYKAAEAAVQEVFGKKAIPTREGGSVPITSLFQEELKLDPILLGFGLDTDAIHSPNEHYGVKNYLLGIETIAAFFKHFRKLSQK; encoded by the coding sequence ATGGCATCGAAAGATTATATCCAGCAAAATCAGGATAAATTCATTGAAGAACTTTTGGAACTCCTCCGTATTCCTTCCGTGAGTGCAGATCCGAAATTCAAGGAAGATGTACTGAAAGCTGCAGAATATGTTAAAAACAGCCTGGCTCAAGCAGGAGCGGACAAGGTCGAAATCTGCCCTACCCCCGGCTATCCTGTGGTTTATGGAGAGAAAATAATCGATCCGGCCTTGCCAACGGTGTTGGTGTATGGCCACTATGATGTGCAGCCAGCCGATCCTTATGAGCTGTGGGAGTCGGCACCTTTTGAGCCGGTGATCAAAAAGACAGACCTTCACCCGGAGGGGGCGATCTTTGCCCGTGGCTCGGCCGATGACAAAGGGCAGTTTTTTATGCATGTGAAAGCCTTTGAAGCCATGATGGCGGAAGGCGATCTGACCTGCAACGTGAAGTTTATGATCGAGGGAGAAGAGGAAGTTGGCTCCGATAATTTGGCGAATTTCATCAAGGAAAATAAAGAAAAACTACAATCGGATGTGGTGCTGATCTCCGATACCAGCATGCTGTCCCTGGAAACGCCTTCCGTGACCGTCGGTCTTCGAGGGCTTGCCTATATGCAGGTGGAAGTGACCGGCCCAAACCGTGACCTGCACAGTGGCACCTATGGTGGAGCAGTGGCCAATCCCATCAATATCCTCTGCAAGATAATTGCCCAGCTTCAGGATGAAGACAAAAGAATCACCGTTCCCGGCTTTTATGACAAGGTGGAGGAGCTTTCAGCGGAGTACCGTAAAAAGCTGAACGAAGCGCCTTTTGACCTCCATGATTATAAGCGTAAATTGGCCATCAAAGAAGTGGAAGGGGAAGCAGGCTTCACCACCTTGGAGCGAACAGGCATTCGGCCAACCTTGGATGTCAATGGTATCTGGGGAGGGTATATCGGAGAGGGCGCCAAAACTGTCCTCCCTTCAAAAGCCTATGCCAAAATCTCCATGAGACTAGTGCCCCACCAAGATCATCATGAAATTTCGGAGCTCTTCCAGCAGCACTTTGAGTCACTGGCACCGGATTCGGTGAAGGTAAAGGTGACGCCTCACCATGGAGGCAAACCGGCAGTAGTGCCTACTTCATCGGTAGGGTACAAAGCTGCTGAAGCGGCTGTGCAAGAAGTTTTTGGCAAAAAAGCCATTCCTACCCGAGAAGGGGGGTCAGTACCTATCACTTCCCTTTTCCAGGAAGAACTTAAGCTTGATCCTATTCTTTTGGGCTTTGGGCTGGACACCGATGCGATCCATTCCCCCAATGAGCATTACGGGGTCAAAAACTACCTGTTGGGAATCGAAACCATCGCAGCTTTCTTTAAACATTTCAGAAAACTGTCCCAAAAATAA
- a CDS encoding trimeric intracellular cation channel family protein — protein sequence MDLQFIFELVGTYFFAVSGALAVHDREHDVFGAGFTGFITAIGGGTLRDVLLDSYPLVWIADVSYLYAIFAGILTAILFFKIMSKLRKTLFLFDTLGIALFSVLGAEKALSLGMRPEIAAMMGMFSAVMGGVIRDMLCNATPILLKKEIYATACLSGAILVIVLQNLGVERNTNLIISFLLVVTIRLVAVRFKLSLPQLDWKK from the coding sequence ATGGATTTACAATTTATATTCGAATTGGTCGGCACCTACTTCTTTGCGGTTTCGGGAGCATTGGCAGTTCATGACCGGGAGCACGATGTGTTTGGGGCCGGCTTTACGGGCTTCATCACGGCCATCGGTGGGGGCACCTTGCGGGATGTACTATTGGACAGCTATCCATTGGTGTGGATCGCTGACGTTAGTTACTTGTATGCCATTTTTGCGGGGATTCTTACAGCCATACTATTTTTCAAAATCATGTCTAAGCTCCGAAAGACGCTATTTCTATTTGACACTTTGGGTATAGCCTTGTTTTCGGTATTGGGTGCCGAAAAGGCCCTTAGCTTAGGCATGAGACCTGAAATCGCAGCCATGATGGGGATGTTTTCGGCCGTAATGGGCGGTGTGATCAGGGACATGCTGTGCAATGCCACGCCTATTTTGCTCAAAAAGGAAATTTATGCCACCGCCTGTCTCAGTGGGGCGATATTGGTGATTGTCCTTCAGAACTTGGGCGTAGAACGTAATACTAATTTGATTATTTCCTTTCTATTGGTGGTCACCATCCGATTGGTAGCGGTAAGGTTTAAGCTAAGCCTACCGCAGTTGGATTGGAAGAAATAA